The Ornithodoros turicata isolate Travis chromosome 7, ASM3712646v1, whole genome shotgun sequence genome includes a region encoding these proteins:
- the LOC135400312 gene encoding engulfment and cell motility protein 2-like, producing MSTMKNGTTIKIGVKIPDRDAELLEVDLSAPLADFVEDLCRREGITNAQDYALAFADRKTGYIVESRKQDIKNGDLLQLTRSPSKVRQEIIEKLSFGAMDGKALALGMLHERVTDPVFAREFTSNNGHKLLVSAMENGFFRGKIMGKALQCFEGLMDHNILSWDIVSEKFVTRLIRHVSSSSHIDNMTVETSLSILESAATQRFDLYTVIHTTMPFGNYVNFVGNGSIPVLKNALALLNIVFKRAEHAGQRALEGLILKFGLKNMIWHRLSHMTQVDIELAHQLFVMQSLLLNLYQEMRTSVFDLKDTSHEQKIKLLLKYGFDIDPDDQEAPGNRSSNRFSAEFKTLGIRYTAAPIKDFMKPCGKLALHSLAYFAEHDSSSFSRLVQENSSSSQEHSCPLAASSIKLAELLCNLFHIGETVADQGVFYPMFFSTRYFLEELFIVGMKLVFKTWCEMRATTEDIDKVFGIVREQIIRTLKSEQNSPTIQDFRRSLWQMPYSVVVSELQKERAEREEWESQSAAVRQLRRSLVPDVMELVETNRLNFLCRGTMFQRYTQKGQRLKDKYCYAMLSHNHKYLHYGECAADDEPILEELQHSQMVSEIAGLYTGADCPHARKGNKAITDLAFSIVPRYEEPPLNFVAPNEVVFQYWIDGLNALIGRPMTSEETQRDLETLLHMEIKLRLLETEGLSIPEVAPPIPPSPENYDFHI from the coding sequence ATGTCGACGATGAAAAACGGGACAACCATTAAGATCGGCGTCAAGATACCGGACCGCGACGCTGAACTTTTGGAGGTGGACCTGAGCGCCCCCTTAGCGGATTTCGTCGAAGACCTTTGCAGACGAGAAGGAATTACGAATGCGCAAGATTATGCTCTCGCGTTTGCGGATCGCAAGACTGGATACATCGTCGAGTCGAGGAAGCAAGACATCAAGAATGGCGACCTGCTTCAGCTCACACGCTCTCCATCCAAGGTGCGGCAGGAAATCATTGAGAAACTCAGCTTTGGTGCCATGGACGGTAAAGCTTTGGCTTTGGGTATGTTGCACGAACGGGTGACTGACCCAGTCTTCGCCAGAGAGTTCACCAGCAACAACGGGCACAAGCTGCTCGTAAGTGCCATGGAAAATGGATTTTTTAGAGGCAAGATAATGGGCAAGGCTTTGCAGTGCTTTGAGGGCCTTATGGATCATAACATTCTCTCGTGGGATATTGTGAGTGAGAAGTTCGTGACCCGGCTGATAAGACACGTGAGTTCTTCTTCTCATATCGATAACATGACCGTTGAGACGTCACTGTCCATATTGGAGTCGGCAGCCACGCAACGCTTCGATCTCTACACCGTTATACATACGACGATGCCCTTTGGAAATTACGTCAACTTTGTAGGAAACGGTTCGATACCCGTGCTGAAAAACGCGCTCGCGCTTTTGAACATTGTGTTCAAAAGAGCAGAGCACGCGGGACAGCGTGCTCTAGAAGGGCTCATATTAAAATTCGGGCTTAAGAACATGATATGGCACCGTTTATCTCACATGACTCAAGTGGATATTGAGCTGGCCCACCAACTATTCGTGATGCAGTCTCTCCTCCTGAACTTGTACCAAGAAATGAGAACTTCGGTGTTTGATTTGAAAGACACGAGTCACGAGCAAAAGATCAAGTTGCTGCTGAAGTATGGGTTCGACATTGATCCAGACGACCAAGAAGCACCCGGAAACCGTTCTTCGAATCGCTTCTCGGCTGAATTCAAGACGCTTGGGATCAGGTACACTGCGGCGCCAATCAAGGACTTTATGAAGCCATGCGGAAAATTAGCATTACATTCTCTCGCATATTTCGCGGAGCACGATAGCTCGAGTTTCTCGAGACTGGTACAGGAGAACAGTAGTTCGTCGCAGGAACACAGCTGCCCCCTCGCTGCCAGCAGCATCAAGCTCGCCGAACTCCTCTGCAACCTCTTCCACATCGGAGAAACCGTGGCGGATCAGGGAGTCTTCTACCCCATGTTCTTTTCCACTCGCTACTTTTTAGAAGAACTCTTCATTGTGGGAATGAAGCTCGTCTTCAAGACCTGGTGCGAAATGAGGGCGACGACGGAAGACATCGACAAGGTGTTCGGCATCGTTCGCGAACAAATCATCCGTACTCTAAAAAGCGAGCAGAACAGTCCAACGATCCAGGACTTCAGGAGGTCCTTATGGCAGATGCCCTACTCGGTAGTTGTCAGCGAGCTGCAGAAGGAAAGAGCAGAGAGGGAAGAATGGGAAAGTCAGTCTGCGGCCGTGCGTCAACTGCGCCGATCGCTCGTGCCCGATGTCATGGAGCTGGTTGAGACGAACAGGCTGAACTTTCTCTGCAGGGGAACCATGTTTCAACGCTACACACAAAAGGGCCAGAGGCTGAAGGACAAGTACTGTTACGCGATGCTCTCTCACAATCACAAATATCTTCACTATGGCGAATGCGCTGCCGACGACGAGCCGATACTCGAAGAGCTGCAACACAGCCAGATGGTTTCAGAAATAGCAGGATTATACACCGGGGCGGACTGTCCCCATGCTCGGAAAGGCAACAAGGCCATCACCGACCTGGCCTTCTCGATTGTTCCTCGTTACGAAGAGCCCCCGCTGAACTTTGTGGCGCCAAACGAAGTTGTGTTCCAGTACTGGATAGATGGACTGAATGCTCTGATCGGACGTCCCATGACCAGTGAGGAGACCCAGAGGGACTTGGAGACGCTGTTGCACATGGAGATTAAATTGAGGCTGCTTGAGACAGAAGGACTGAGCATTCCGGAAGTGGCGCCTCCTATTCCTCCTAGTCCAGAAAACTATGATTTTCATATTTGA